The following proteins are co-located in the Equus caballus isolate H_3958 breed thoroughbred chromosome 15, TB-T2T, whole genome shotgun sequence genome:
- the CNGA3 gene encoding cyclic nucleotide-gated channel alpha-3 isoform X2 — translation MKIAKCHPVSSSDKAKKEEKEKKEEKKENCPKQEEKKKEPIVVDPSSNVYYHWLTAIALPVFYNWCLLVCRACFDELQSDHLMLWLVLDYSADVLYGLDVLVRARTGFLEQGLMVKDTKRLWKHYTKTLQFKLDMLSLVPTDLAYFKLGMNYPELRFNRLLKFARLFEFFDRTETRTNYPNVFRIGNLVLYILIIIHWNACIYFAISKFIGFGTDSWVYPNISKPENARLSRKYIYSLYWSTLTLTTIGETPPPVKDEEYLFVVVDFLVGVLIFATIVGNVGSMISNMNASRAEFQAKIDSIKQYMQFRKVTKDLETRVIRWFDYLWANRKTVDEKEVLKSLPDKLKAEIAINVHLDTLKKVRIFQDCEAGLLVELVLKLRPTVFSPGDYICKKGDIGREMYIIKEGKLAVVADDGITQFVVLSDGSYFGEISILNIKGSKSGNRRTANIRSIGYSDLFCLSKDDLMEALTEYPDAKKALEEKGRQILMKDNLIDEELAKAGVDPKDIEEKVEHLESSLDILQTRFARLLAEYNSTQMRVKQRLSQLESQVKICGTDVPSDGEAPGDATKTEAK, via the exons ATGAAAATTGCTAAATGTCACCCTGTATCATCCAGTGACAAGgcgaaaaaggaggagaaagagaaaaaggaagagaaaaaggaaaactgccCCAAGCAAGAGGA AAAGAAGAAGGAACCCATTGTGGTGGACCCCTCCAGCAACGTGTACTACCACTGGCTGACTGCCATTGCCCTGCCCGTCTTCTATAACTGGTGTCTGCTCGTGTGCAG GGCCTGTTTTGATGAGCTTCAGTCTGACCACCTGATGCTGTGGCTGGTCCTGGACTACTCAGCAGATGTCCTGTATGGCTTGGATGTGCTGGTGAGAGCCCGGACAG GCTTCCTCGAGCAGGGCTTGATGGTCAAGGACACCAAGAGGCTGTGGAAGCATTACACAAAGACCTTGCAATTCAAGCTGGACATGTTGTCCCTGGTCCCCACGGACCTGGCTTATTTTAAGCTCGGCATGAACTACCCAGAACTGAGGTTCAACCGCCTACTGAAGTTTGCCCGGCTCTTTGAATTCTTTGACCGCACGGAGACGAGGACCAACTACCCCAATGTGTTCAGGATTGGGAACTTGGTCTTGTATATCCTCATCATCATCCATTGGAATGCCTGCATCTACTTTGCCATTTCCAAGTTTATTGGTTTCGGGACAGATTCCTGGGTTTATCCAAACATTTCAAAACCTGAGAATGCACGGCTCTCCAGGAAGTACATTTACAGTCTCTATTGGTCCACCTTGACCCTGACCACCATCGGTGAGACCCCACCCCCTGTGAAAGATGAGGAGTATCTCTTTGTGGTCGTAGACTTCCTGGTAGGTGTCCTGATTTTTGCTACCATTGTGGGCAATGTGGGCTCCATGATCTCAAACATGAATGCTTCACGGGCCGAGTTCCAGGCCAAGATTGACTCCATCAAGCAGTACATGCAGTTCCGCAAGGTGACCAAGGACTTGGAGACACGGGTTATCCGGTGGTTTGACTACCTGTGGGCCAACAGGAAGACAGTGGATGAGAAAGAGGTGCTCAAGAGCCTCCCAGACAAGCTGAAGGCCGAGATCGCCATCAATGtgcacctggacactctgaagaAAGTCCGCATCTTCCAGGACTGCGAGGCGGGGCTGCTGGTGGAACTGGTGCTGAAGCTGCGACCCACAGTGTTCAGCCCTGGGGATTATATCTGCAAGAAGGGGGACATTGGGAGGGAGATGTACATCATCAAGGAGGGCAAGCTGGCTGTGGTGGCCGACGATGGGATCACACAGTTCGTGGTCCTCAGTGATGGGAGTTACTTTGGGGAGATCAGCATCTTAAACATCAAGGGGAGCAAATCAGGGAACCGCAGGACGGCCAACATCAGGAGCATTGGTTACTCAGACCTGTTCTGCCTTTCCAAGGATGATCTGATGGAGGCTCTCACTGAATACCCTGATGCCAAGAAGGCCCTGGAGGAGAAGGGACGACAGATCCTGATGAAGGACAACCTGATTGACGAGGAACTGGCCAAGGCCGGGGTGGACCCCAAGGACATCGAGGAGAAGGTGGAGCACCTGGAGTCCTCCCTGGACATCCTGCAGACCAGGTTTGCACGGCTCCTGGCCGAGTACAACTCCACCCAGATGAGAGTGAAGCAGCGTCTCAGCCAGCTGGAAAGCCAGGTGAAGATCTGTGGGACAGATGTCCCATCCGATGGGGAAGCTCCTGGGGATGCTACAAAAACAGAGGCCAAATAA